Proteins encoded in a region of the Candidatus Marinarcus aquaticus genome:
- the murD gene encoding UDP-N-acetylmuramoyl-L-alanine--D-glutamate ligase, with amino-acid sequence MIRVLGKGNTAQAIQETFDDVVLYDESDFNSYDTTCEDITVVSPGIPPFNTMVQQAKNIQSDYDLFAGTMPFSIWISGTNGKTTTTQMMQHLLECKGSVCGGNIGTAVSKLDRDSKIWILETSSFTLHYTQKARPNIYVLLPISDDHVSWHGSFEEYENAKLKAMDHMKEGEAAIIPLKYKDYPTAAYKITYESTEDLAQIFDIDVSKIKFNEPFLLDAMMALGVSKILFDEVDYEKINAFKIDAHKVEVFKDRQNRVWIDDSKATNLDATIAALKPYEQQSVHLILGGDDKGANLTPLFEYLKGKSITVYAIGSNTEKLTQLSTQFNIKLHACHVMKKAVELMNKNHDYKSVAMLSPAAASLDQYSSYKQRGDEFKTLVNTLS; translated from the coding sequence ATGATAAGAGTATTAGGTAAGGGTAATACTGCCCAAGCTATACAAGAGACATTTGATGATGTTGTTTTATACGATGAGAGTGATTTTAACTCATACGATACAACATGTGAAGATATAACCGTAGTAAGCCCTGGAATTCCACCTTTTAATACAATGGTACAACAAGCAAAAAATATACAAAGCGACTATGACTTGTTTGCTGGTACCATGCCATTTTCTATTTGGATAAGTGGTACAAATGGAAAAACAACCACCACTCAAATGATGCAACACCTTCTTGAATGCAAAGGCAGTGTGTGTGGAGGAAATATTGGAACGGCCGTTTCAAAACTGGACAGGGATTCTAAAATTTGGATTTTAGAGACCTCTTCATTTACATTACACTATACACAAAAAGCGCGACCTAATATATATGTATTACTTCCTATTTCAGATGACCATGTTTCATGGCATGGATCATTTGAAGAGTATGAGAATGCAAAACTCAAAGCAATGGATCATATGAAAGAGGGAGAGGCTGCGATTATTCCTTTAAAATATAAAGACTACCCCACTGCAGCATATAAAATTACGTATGAAAGTACAGAAGATTTAGCACAGATATTTGATATTGATGTATCAAAAATTAAATTTAATGAACCATTTTTGCTCGATGCCATGATGGCATTGGGTGTGAGCAAGATTTTATTTGATGAGGTGGATTATGAAAAAATCAATGCCTTTAAAATTGATGCGCATAAAGTAGAGGTATTTAAAGACAGACAAAACAGAGTCTGGATTGATGATTCTAAAGCCACGAATTTAGATGCAACGATTGCAGCACTTAAACCTTATGAACAACAAAGTGTTCATTTGATTTTAGGTGGAGATGATAAAGGGGCAAATTTGACCCCACTTTTTGAGTACTTAAAAGGAAAATCAATTACGGTGTATGCCATTGGAAGTAACACTGAAAAACTGACGCAACTATCAACTCAATTTAACATAAAATTACATGCTTGTCATGTGATGAAAAAAGCGGTTGAATTGATGAATAAAAATCATGATTACAAATCGGTTGCAATGCTCTCTCCAGCGGCTGCTTCACTCGACCAGTATAGCTCGTACAAACAACGTGGAGACGAATTTAAAACACTGGTAAATACTTTAAGCTAG